One region of Primulina tabacum isolate GXHZ01 chromosome 1, ASM2559414v2, whole genome shotgun sequence genomic DNA includes:
- the LOC142550528 gene encoding putative glucan endo-1,3-beta-glucosidase A6 translates to MDSFAISLLFCLLCFSASFCSGVMQPKMGVCYGELGNNLPTPSESIKLIQKLHAKCIKIYGTNPKILKSIQSTDVQISIMVPNNLIPDISTNQTLADEWVQSNVVPFYRKSKIRYLLVGNEILSNQPNSTWFRLVPAMCKIRYSVKMFGLKKIKVGTPLTMDALESSYPPSNGTFRSDVREKVIKPLLRFLYRTKSFFFVDVYTYFAWVGQPLQINLEYALLESTNLTYTDPISGLVYTNLLDQMLDAIIFAMKRLGYPNLRLFLAETGWPSGGDPDQLGANVYNAATYNRNVVKKFTAKPPIGTPARPGAVIPTMIFALYNENEKPGPGTERNFGLLYPNGSHVYPIDLSGKTPASDYPVLPKPESSGRLWCVVANGANKTAVAEALAYACSQGNGTCEPIQPGGKCYLPNSLVNHANYAFTSYWTQLRSAGATCFFNGLAALTSKDPSHKACKFPSVTL, encoded by the exons ATGGATTCATTTGCTATTTCACTTCTCTTCTGCCTCCTCTGTTTTTCAGCTTCTTTCTGCA GTGGTGTAATGCAGCCGAAAATGGGTGTGTGCTATGGGGAGCTGGGCAATAATCTCCCCACCCCTTCGGAGTCCATTAAACTTATCCAGAAACTCCACGCCAAATGCATCAAAATCTACGGAACAAACCCAAAAATCCTGAAATCCATCCAAAGCACCGACGTTCAAATCTCTATCATGGTACCGAACAACCTCATTCCCGACATTTCCACTAACCAAACGCTCGCGGATGAATGGGTGCAATCAAATGTTGTTCCTTTCTATCGCAAATCTAAGATCCGCTACCTTCTCGTGGGGAACGAAATTTTAAGCAACCAACCGAACTCAACCTGGTTCAGGCTTGTCCCAGCCATGTGCAAAATCAGATACTCTGTGAAAATGTTCGGGCTGAAAAAAATCAAGGTTGGAACTCCATTAACTATGGATGCCCTGGAATCTTCATACCCGCCCTCCAACGGCACTTTCAGGTCCGATGTCAGGGAAAAAGTGATTAAACCATTGCTCCGTTTCTTGTATAGGACCAAATCTTTCTTCTTCGTTGATGTGTACACGTATTTCGCGTGGGTAGGCCAACCACTCCAGATTAATCTTGAATACGCCTTGCTCGAGTCCACGAATCTAACCTACACGGATCCAATTTCGGGTTTGGTCTACACCAATTTGCTGGACCAAATGTTGGATGCAATTATATTCGCTATGAAGCGGCTCGGGTACCCGAATCTTCGGCTATTCCTCGCAGAAACGGGTTGGCCTAGTGGAGGAGACCCGGATCAGCTCGGAGCCAATGTCTACAACGCCGCCACTTACAACCGCAATGTGGTCAAGAAATTCACGGCCAAGCCACCGATCGGGACACCCGCTCGCCCCGGTGCGGTGATCCCAACCATGATCTTCGCACTGTACAACGAGAACGAGAAGCCGGGTCCGGGTACGGAGCGGAATTTCGGGCTGTTGTATCCGAACGGGTCACACGTGTATCCCATTGATTTATCAGGCAAAACCCCGGCATCGGACTACCCCGTTCTGCCGAAGCCCGAGAGCAGCGGGAGACTATGGTGTGTGGTGGCAAATGGGGCCAACAAGACGGCCGTGGCCGAGGCGTTGGCGTACGCTTGCAGTCAGGGCAATGGGACCTGCGAGCCGATCCAACCCGGTGGGAAATGCTACCTCCCGAATTCATTGGTCAACCATGCCAATTACGCATTTACATCTTACTGGACTCAACTAAGGTCGGCTGGAGCTACTTGTTTTTTCAACGGATTAGCGGCACTTACCTCCAAAGATCCAA GTCACAAAGCATGCAAATTTCCGAGTGTTACCCTTTGA